The stretch of DNA GGGGAGGAGCCCGATAGCGAGATCGACCCGGCCGACATTCCCATCTCGTTTACCCACAAACACGTCTTCAAACGCATTTTGATCGTCGCCGCCGGCCCGTTTTTCAACCTGCTGCTGGCAGCGCTCATTTTCTACGGGGTGTTCCAGGTTTCCGGCCTGATGATCCTCAAACCGGTTGTCGGCGGCGTCGAGGCCGACACGCCCGCCGCTCTGGCGGGACTGGCCGAGGGGGATGAAATCGCCGCCATTGACGGCAGCGCCATCGGCAGCTGGGAGGAAATGGCCGCCGCCATTTCCCAAAGCGAAGGCCGCCCGCTGGTTTTGACGGTCAAGCGCGGCGAGAGTCTGCAGGACCTTACGATAACCCCGACTCTGAAGCCCGCCCAAAATATCTTCGGCGAACCGATCGACCGCTATGTGATCGGCATTTCAGCCGCCGGTGACTTCGAGACCCAGCGCCTCAACCCCCTCCAGGCCCTCCTGGAAAGCGTCCATCGAACGTATTATTTCACCAAATTGACCGTGGTCAGCGTGGTG from Desulfobacteraceae bacterium encodes:
- the rseP gene encoding RIP metalloprotease RseP translates to MSTNLVAFVVVLGVLIFFHELGHFLVARLFGVGVERFSLGFGPRILGKQMGITDYRISAIPLGGYVKMVGEEPDSEIDPADIPISFTHKHVFKRILIVAAGPFFNLLLAALIFYGVFQVSGLMILKPVVGGVEADTPAALAGLAEGDEIAAIDGSAIGSWEEMAAAISQSEGRPLVLTVKRGESLQDLTITPTLKPAQNIFGEPIDRYVIGISAAGDFETQRLNPLQALLESVHRTYYFTKLTVVSVVKLIQGTVSTKTLGGPIMIAEMAGQQAKEGAGNLVTFIALLSINLAILNILPIPVLDGGHLLFFTIEAVTGRPVNVKVREVAQQAGIFLLMLLMILVFYNDITRIFFR